A section of the Verrucomicrobium sp. GAS474 genome encodes:
- the mscL gene encoding large conductance mechanosensitive channel protein MscL — protein sequence MSFFKDFREFAVKGNMVDLAVGVIIGGAFGNVVNSIVTDLVMPIVGRLTPGSTDFSKHFWALSDKAQPGDTIAKLKADSIPVFAYGNFLTVTLNFLIVALCVFLLVKFINIARRAFEAEMLVLANQKAEEPSTPAPTEAPAPAPDIVLLTEIRDLLKQQAKG from the coding sequence ATGAGCTTCTTCAAGGATTTCCGGGAATTCGCGGTCAAAGGGAACATGGTCGACCTCGCCGTCGGCGTCATCATCGGCGGGGCCTTCGGCAACGTCGTGAACTCGATCGTCACCGACCTCGTCATGCCGATTGTCGGCAGATTGACGCCGGGGAGCACCGATTTCAGCAAGCATTTCTGGGCGCTCTCGGACAAGGCGCAGCCGGGGGACACCATCGCGAAGCTCAAGGCCGATTCGATCCCCGTCTTCGCCTACGGGAACTTCCTGACCGTGACGTTGAACTTCCTGATCGTCGCGCTGTGCGTTTTCCTCCTGGTGAAGTTCATCAACATCGCGCGCCGCGCCTTCGAGGCCGAGATGCTGGTGCTGGCGAACCAGAAAGCGGAAGAGCCCTCCACGCCCGCGCCGACGGAGGCCCCGGCCCCCGCGCCCGATATCGTGCTGTTGACCGAGATCCGCGATCTGCTGAAGCAGCAGGCGAAGGGGTAG
- a CDS encoding NAD(P)H-dependent oxidoreductase translates to MSKVLHISASPRGERSASTTVARHFLDAYLAAHPGDTVETLDLWTANLPEFDGAALDAKYAILHGQPFTPEQAAAWTAIVSLAEQFKAADKFVFSLPMWNFGIPYKLKQWIDLIAQPGLTFSFSPETGYTGLVTGKPAVAVYARGGAYGPGTGAEGYDAQTTYFRQVLGFVGVTDLREILVEPTLAGGEAKDAAVAVAKGRADEIAHTF, encoded by the coding sequence ATGTCCAAAGTCCTCCACATCTCCGCCTCGCCCAGGGGCGAGCGTTCCGCCTCGACGACCGTTGCCCGCCACTTCCTCGACGCCTACCTGGCCGCCCATCCCGGCGACACGGTCGAGACGCTCGACCTCTGGACGGCCAACCTCCCCGAGTTCGACGGCGCGGCCCTCGACGCGAAGTACGCGATCCTCCACGGCCAGCCGTTCACCCCGGAACAGGCCGCCGCATGGACGGCCATCGTCTCCCTCGCGGAGCAGTTCAAGGCCGCCGACAAATTCGTCTTCTCCCTTCCGATGTGGAACTTCGGCATCCCCTACAAGCTGAAGCAGTGGATCGACCTCATCGCCCAGCCCGGCCTCACCTTCAGCTTCTCGCCCGAGACCGGCTACACCGGCCTCGTCACGGGGAAGCCCGCCGTCGCCGTCTACGCCCGGGGCGGCGCCTATGGTCCCGGCACCGGAGCCGAGGGCTACGACGCCCAGACCACCTACTTCCGCCAGGTCCTCGGCTTCGTCGGCGTCACCGACCTCCGCGAGATCCTCGTCGAGCCGACCCTCGCCGGGGGCGAGGCGAAGGATGCCGCCGTCGCCGTGGCGAAGGGACGCGCCGACGAGATCGCCCATACGTTCTAA
- the pyk gene encoding pyruvate kinase, whose amino-acid sequence MTTPLLRRTKIVATIGPASRSPEIIRQLIRAGMNVARLNFSHGSYDDHAQSIAALRAISKELDTPVTLLQDLQGPKVRVGAMPEGKILLIPDALVTLIPEEDYTGQPATIPLDYPHAHEEAKPGTQILLADGLYEMVVVEVDQAKRSLLCRVVEGGTLQSRKGVNFPALKLRLPSLTEKDKEDLVFGLSQHVDWISLSFVRSAEDLRLLKAILKEHGATQSIIAKIEKPQAIENLEEILDESDGIMVARGDLGVEISPEKVPMLQKRIIESCNRRGLPVITATQMLESMINDPRPTRAETSDVANAIIDGTDAVMLSGETAAGAFPVRAVEMMHRIAVEVEAGIDFKSYPTLRRGDADALAEGANVIARSIEPHSIVVLTTSGHTARAVAAERSRTPVIAVTGNERVYHALNLFWGIKPLLELPSPGAPSDSFDDLVRDAEKALRRRSLAPSGSRILILGGVPSNTPRGANFVKIHTLP is encoded by the coding sequence ATGACCACCCCCCTCCTCCGCCGCACGAAGATCGTCGCCACCATCGGCCCGGCCAGCCGGTCTCCCGAAATCATCCGGCAGCTGATCCGCGCGGGGATGAACGTCGCGCGGCTCAATTTCTCCCACGGCTCCTACGACGACCACGCGCAGAGCATCGCCGCCCTCCGCGCGATCTCGAAGGAACTCGATACCCCCGTCACCCTCCTCCAGGACCTCCAGGGGCCGAAGGTCCGCGTCGGCGCGATGCCCGAAGGGAAGATCCTCCTCATCCCCGACGCCCTCGTCACCCTGATCCCCGAGGAGGACTACACCGGCCAGCCCGCCACCATCCCCCTCGACTACCCCCACGCCCATGAGGAGGCGAAGCCGGGAACCCAGATCCTCCTCGCCGACGGCCTCTACGAGATGGTCGTCGTCGAGGTCGACCAAGCGAAACGTTCCCTCCTCTGCCGCGTCGTCGAGGGCGGCACCCTCCAGAGCCGCAAGGGGGTCAACTTCCCCGCCCTGAAGCTCCGCCTTCCCTCCCTCACCGAGAAGGACAAGGAAGACCTCGTCTTCGGCCTCTCCCAGCACGTCGACTGGATCTCCCTCAGCTTCGTCCGCAGCGCCGAGGACCTCCGCCTGCTGAAGGCGATCCTGAAGGAACACGGGGCGACCCAGTCGATCATCGCCAAGATCGAGAAGCCCCAGGCCATCGAGAACCTCGAGGAGATCCTCGACGAGTCCGACGGCATCATGGTTGCCCGCGGTGACCTCGGCGTCGAAATCAGCCCGGAGAAGGTGCCGATGCTCCAGAAACGGATCATCGAGTCGTGCAACCGGCGCGGCCTCCCCGTCATCACCGCCACGCAGATGCTGGAGAGCATGATCAACGATCCCCGCCCGACCCGGGCCGAGACCAGCGACGTCGCCAACGCGATCATCGACGGCACCGACGCCGTCATGCTCTCCGGGGAGACCGCCGCCGGGGCCTTCCCCGTCCGCGCCGTCGAGATGATGCACCGCATCGCCGTCGAGGTGGAGGCCGGGATCGACTTCAAGAGCTACCCCACCCTCCGGCGCGGCGACGCCGACGCCCTCGCCGAGGGGGCCAACGTCATCGCCCGCTCGATCGAGCCCCACAGCATCGTCGTCCTCACCACCTCGGGCCACACCGCCCGCGCCGTCGCCGCCGAACGCTCCCGCACCCCCGTCATCGCCGTCACCGGGAACGAGCGGGTCTACCACGCGCTCAACCTCTTCTGGGGGATCAAGCCGCTGCTGGAGCTCCCCTCCCCCGGCGCCCCCTCCGACTCCTTCGACGACCTCGTCCGCGATGCCGAGAAGGCGTTGCGGCGGCGGAGCCTCGCCCCCTCCGGCTCCCGCATCCTGATCCTCGGCGGCGTCCCGTCGAACACCCCGCGCGGGGCCAACTTCGTCAAGATCCACACCCTTCCCTAA
- a CDS encoding DUF2721 domain-containing protein, translated as MIDPAAAQAPFSALTFIVAPALLTNATSVLAMSTINRHLRTRDRMHELYKLPDPKDESAPDRARRMLHVDRIQRQGELLLHSLHAIYIALAAFSGSTLVTLLGASLATVFPGFAYHLFINVGLVLGCVGVGGLMLGSWQLFRATQLSLVNMQMEADAIRNRGATIQPLG; from the coding sequence ATGATCGATCCCGCCGCCGCCCAGGCCCCGTTCTCCGCCCTCACCTTCATCGTCGCCCCCGCGCTGCTGACGAACGCGACGAGCGTCCTCGCCATGAGCACGATCAACCGCCACCTCCGCACGCGGGACCGGATGCACGAGCTCTACAAGCTTCCCGACCCGAAGGACGAATCGGCCCCCGACCGCGCCCGGCGGATGCTCCACGTCGACCGGATCCAGCGGCAGGGCGAGCTCCTCCTCCACTCCCTCCACGCGATCTACATCGCCCTCGCCGCCTTCTCCGGCTCGACGCTCGTCACCCTCCTGGGGGCGAGCCTCGCCACCGTCTTCCCCGGCTTCGCCTACCATCTCTTCATCAACGTCGGCCTCGTGCTCGGCTGCGTCGGCGTCGGCGGGCTGATGCTCGGCAGCTGGCAGCTCTTCCGCGCCACCCAGCTCTCCCTCGTCAACATGCAGATGGAAGCCGACGCCATCCGCAACCGCGGGGCGACGATTCAGCCGCTGGGCTGA
- a CDS encoding AraC family transcriptional regulator: MSRNFHSYFPVPARDRAWGLYATACGVNRTPPHAVYPSGGHPESRLFSWEQGRTLADYQLLYLSAGRGLFESAPGLKRRLGAGTLFLLFPGVWHRYRPAVETGWTESWIEVNGTYFDQLRAAGLLDARHPVHAVKAVGEVEALWAEALRLARGKPPGFPVRLGLCAAQILALVLRHGNPLRPQSAATFSTRASGIVSKAQALLEGEWEKGGPEVSPESVARKMGVSYSYFRREFKRQTGFSPKQYRMEIRHRRARNLLQNTALAVKEIAGQLGYSSPYHFTLDFRARAGMPPTRWRRAGQGGSPAL; the protein is encoded by the coding sequence ATGAGCCGCAACTTCCACAGCTATTTCCCCGTCCCCGCCCGGGATCGGGCCTGGGGACTCTACGCCACGGCGTGCGGGGTGAACCGGACGCCGCCGCACGCGGTCTACCCGTCCGGCGGCCATCCCGAGAGCCGCCTTTTCTCGTGGGAGCAGGGGCGGACGCTCGCCGATTACCAGCTCCTCTACCTGAGCGCGGGGCGGGGCCTCTTCGAGTCGGCCCCGGGGCTGAAGCGGCGGCTGGGCGCGGGGACGCTTTTCCTCCTCTTCCCCGGCGTCTGGCACCGCTACCGGCCCGCCGTCGAGACGGGGTGGACCGAGTCGTGGATCGAGGTGAACGGGACCTACTTCGACCAGCTCCGCGCGGCGGGGCTCCTCGATGCGCGGCATCCGGTCCACGCGGTGAAAGCCGTCGGCGAGGTCGAGGCGCTCTGGGCGGAGGCGCTCCGGCTGGCGCGGGGGAAGCCGCCCGGGTTCCCCGTCCGCCTCGGGCTCTGCGCGGCGCAGATCCTGGCGTTGGTGTTGCGGCACGGGAATCCCCTCCGGCCGCAGAGCGCGGCGACTTTCTCGACGCGGGCGAGTGGCATCGTTTCCAAGGCGCAGGCGCTCCTCGAAGGCGAGTGGGAGAAGGGAGGCCCTGAGGTTTCCCCGGAGTCGGTCGCCCGGAAGATGGGGGTCAGCTATTCCTATTTCCGCCGCGAGTTCAAGCGGCAGACCGGCTTCTCCCCGAAGCAATACCGGATGGAAATCCGCCACCGCCGCGCGCGGAATCTGTTGCAGAACACCGCCCTCGCGGTGAAGGAGATCGCGGGGCAGCTCGGCTATTCCTCGCCCTACCACTTCACCCTCGATTTCCGTGCCCGCGCGGGGATGCCGCCGACGCGGTGGAGGCGGGCGGGGCAGGGCGGGAGCCCTGCCCTTTGA
- a CDS encoding L-rhamnose isomerase translates to MSTPASAYAHAQAVYASHGVDTEAVLARLATIPLSLHCWQGDDVGGFETPDAELSGGGIQVTGNYPGKARTLAELRHDLDKVYSLLPGKHRLNLHACYADLGGKKVGRDQYDVTHFQSWIDWCKARGLGLDFNPTLFGHPLANDGATLSSRDEGIRRFWIDHSIACRKIGAEMGRQLGTATVTNVWIPDGSKDLPVDRKAPRERLEASLDAVFQEALDPRHHLDAVESKLFGIGSESYVVGSHEFYMGYAVKNRKLLCLDAGHFHPTESLADKISSVLQFVPEIILHVSRGVRWDSDHVVLLDDPTKAIMEELVRGDFLGRTHIGLDYFDASINRIAAWAIGARSALKALLLGLLEPTARLRAAEEAGDGTLRLLLLEEIKTLPFGLVWDEYLKRHDVPTGDAWLNEVKNYEKTVLSARA, encoded by the coding sequence ATGAGTACTCCCGCCTCCGCCTATGCCCATGCTCAAGCCGTCTATGCCTCCCACGGCGTCGATACCGAGGCGGTCCTCGCCCGCCTCGCCACGATCCCCCTCTCCCTCCATTGCTGGCAGGGCGACGACGTCGGCGGCTTCGAGACGCCCGACGCCGAACTGAGCGGCGGCGGCATCCAGGTCACCGGGAACTATCCCGGCAAGGCCCGCACCCTCGCCGAACTCCGGCACGATCTCGACAAGGTCTACTCCCTCCTCCCCGGGAAGCACCGCCTGAACCTCCACGCGTGCTATGCCGACCTCGGCGGAAAGAAAGTCGGGCGCGACCAATACGACGTCACCCACTTCCAGAGCTGGATCGACTGGTGCAAGGCGCGCGGCCTCGGCCTCGACTTCAACCCGACCCTCTTCGGCCACCCCCTCGCCAACGACGGCGCGACCCTCTCCAGCCGCGACGAGGGGATCCGCCGATTCTGGATCGACCACAGCATCGCCTGCCGGAAGATCGGCGCCGAGATGGGCAGGCAGCTCGGCACCGCCACTGTCACCAACGTCTGGATCCCCGACGGCTCGAAGGACCTCCCCGTCGACCGCAAGGCCCCCCGCGAGCGCCTCGAAGCCTCCCTCGACGCGGTCTTCCAGGAAGCCCTCGATCCCCGGCACCACCTCGACGCCGTCGAGTCGAAGCTCTTCGGCATCGGCTCCGAATCGTACGTCGTCGGGTCCCATGAATTCTACATGGGCTACGCCGTGAAGAACCGGAAGCTCCTCTGCCTCGACGCCGGCCACTTCCACCCGACGGAGAGCCTCGCCGACAAGATCTCCTCGGTCCTCCAGTTCGTCCCCGAGATCATCCTCCACGTCAGCCGCGGCGTCCGCTGGGACAGCGACCACGTCGTCCTCCTCGACGACCCGACGAAGGCGATCATGGAAGAGCTGGTCCGGGGCGATTTCCTCGGCCGCACCCACATCGGCCTCGACTACTTCGACGCCAGCATCAACCGCATCGCCGCCTGGGCCATCGGCGCCCGGAGCGCCCTGAAGGCCCTCCTCCTCGGCCTCCTCGAGCCGACCGCCCGGCTCCGCGCCGCCGAGGAAGCGGGCGACGGCACCCTGCGCCTCCTCCTCCTCGAGGAAATCAAGACCCTTCCCTTCGGCCTCGTCTGGGACGAATACCTCAAGCGCCACGACGTCCCCACCGGCGACGCCTGGCTGAACGAGGTGAAGAACTACGAGAAGACCGTGCTCTCGGCACGGGCCTGA
- the larB gene encoding nickel pincer cofactor biosynthesis protein LarB — MNPTSLLELLTAIEQGKTTPQEGMARLANLPYEDLAYAKVDHHRALRTGMPEVIYAAGKTDAEVAGIFARMAAAGGDVLATRAGAGAAAAVLAEVPAATYHPVARILSLRQHETIPFPGTLAVLCAGTSDLPVAEEAAVTAEFLGNTVTRLYDVGVAGLHRLLSQRPVLAEARACIVCAGMEGALPTVVAGLVRVPVIAVPTSVGYGAAFGGVAALLGMLNSCSPNVAVVNIDNGFGAAAFATSMVRGAKG, encoded by the coding sequence ATGAACCCGACCAGCCTCCTCGAACTGTTGACGGCGATTGAACAAGGCAAGACGACGCCCCAGGAGGGGATGGCCCGGCTCGCCAACCTTCCCTATGAGGATCTCGCCTACGCGAAGGTCGACCACCACCGCGCCCTGCGCACCGGGATGCCCGAGGTGATCTATGCGGCGGGGAAGACCGACGCCGAGGTCGCCGGAATCTTCGCCCGCATGGCGGCGGCGGGCGGCGATGTCCTCGCCACCCGCGCCGGGGCCGGGGCCGCCGCCGCCGTCCTCGCCGAGGTGCCGGCGGCCACCTATCATCCGGTGGCCCGCATCCTCTCCCTCCGCCAGCACGAGACGATTCCCTTCCCCGGCACCCTCGCCGTCCTCTGCGCGGGGACGAGCGATCTTCCCGTGGCGGAGGAGGCCGCCGTCACGGCCGAGTTCCTCGGCAACACGGTCACCCGCCTGTACGACGTCGGCGTGGCCGGCCTCCATCGTCTCCTCTCCCAGCGCCCGGTCTTGGCCGAGGCGCGGGCCTGCATCGTCTGCGCGGGGATGGAGGGGGCGCTGCCGACGGTCGTCGCCGGATTGGTCCGCGTCCCCGTCATCGCGGTGCCGACGAGCGTCGGCTACGGCGCGGCCTTCGGCGGCGTCGCGGCGCTGCTGGGGATGCTGAATTCATGCTCGCCGAACGTCGCGGTCGTGAACATCGACAACGGCTTCGGTGCGGCCGCCTTCGCGACCTCGATGGTGCGGGGCGCGAAGGGGTGA
- a CDS encoding LacI family DNA-binding transcriptional regulator, with product MATLKALAQAAGVSIRTINRVLKGKGYVGTETREAVEAAVRKLGYRPNLAARSLKTAKSHIVSVLAFAADEPRLAQVAGLERRLREAGFIVSVAFHFEPRRGDWGERLVQELLAQNPAGVVLVGSGQHDPYVLEHVLPALLALLVRAQLPYVILDPRGELPPRYDAMKIDRGQGVREAVLLLAERGRKRIAFLGPTDDRTRLDGYEAALRTLGRKPLLLDYPGEEIDALREAGRTVAALPARARPDAVVIHADHIALSFLAGLHDRGVRVPEEIALVGFDDRSAAALAWPPLTTIAQPAGEIGKAGAEVLLAKIAGEKKPKGGWSRVFSTRLIVRETT from the coding sequence ATGGCGACCCTCAAGGCATTGGCGCAGGCGGCGGGCGTCTCGATCCGCACCATCAACCGGGTGCTGAAGGGGAAGGGCTACGTCGGCACCGAGACGCGGGAAGCCGTCGAGGCCGCCGTCCGGAAGCTCGGCTACCGGCCGAACCTCGCGGCGCGGAGCCTGAAAACCGCGAAGAGCCACATCGTCTCGGTCCTCGCCTTCGCCGCCGACGAGCCCCGGCTCGCCCAGGTGGCCGGGCTCGAGCGACGCCTCCGCGAGGCCGGGTTCATCGTCTCCGTCGCCTTTCACTTCGAGCCCCGGCGGGGCGATTGGGGCGAACGGCTCGTCCAGGAGCTGCTTGCCCAGAATCCGGCGGGGGTCGTCCTGGTCGGCTCCGGACAGCACGATCCCTACGTGCTGGAGCATGTCCTCCCCGCCCTCCTCGCGCTGCTGGTGAGGGCGCAGCTTCCCTACGTGATCCTCGATCCGCGCGGGGAACTGCCGCCGCGGTACGACGCGATGAAGATCGACCGGGGGCAGGGCGTCCGCGAGGCGGTCCTCCTCCTTGCGGAGCGGGGCCGGAAGCGGATTGCCTTCCTCGGGCCGACCGACGACCGGACCCGCCTCGACGGGTACGAGGCGGCCCTTCGCACGCTGGGGCGGAAGCCGCTCCTCCTCGATTATCCGGGGGAGGAGATCGATGCGTTGCGGGAAGCGGGCCGGACGGTCGCCGCGCTTCCGGCGCGGGCGCGGCCCGATGCCGTCGTCATCCATGCGGACCACATCGCGCTCTCTTTCCTGGCCGGGCTCCACGACCGCGGCGTACGGGTGCCGGAGGAGATCGCCCTCGTCGGCTTCGACGACCGCTCCGCCGCGGCCCTCGCGTGGCCGCCGTTGACGACGATCGCCCAACCCGCCGGCGAGATCGGCAAGGCGGGAGCCGAAGTCCTCCTCGCCAAGATCGCCGGGGAGAAGAAACCGAAGGGCGGCTGGTCCCGGGTCTTCTCCACGCGGTTGATCGTTCGCGAGACGACCTGA
- the uxaC gene encoding glucuronate isomerase, translating into MKTFLTETFLLETETARELYFNEAAPQPIYDYHCHLPPKLIADNHRFRNLYEIWLGGDHYKWRAMRSNGVAERYCTGDASDREKFDAFVATVPYTLRNPLYHWSHLELERYFGIDLLIDGTSADTIWEQANAKLAEPGYAVHGLLEKCNVAVVVTTDDPADPLPDHARIAASGLKTRVYPAFRPDGAFVVDQPAAFKAWCAKLSATAQADTGTFDGFVSALKQRHDFFHAQGCRLSDHGLESCFASECSDAEAGAIFAKALGGTAATPSETQQFGTWLLLLLGRLDAAKGWTKQLHLGALRNNNSRLRARVGADAGVDSVGDFPQAAALSWYLNRLASTDELPKIVLYNLNPADNYVFATMIGNFQDGTIPGKIQFGSGWWFLDQAEGMTWQLNALSNLGLLRRFVGMLTDSRSFLSYTRHEYFRRLLCNLIGNDVAKGLLPNDGKLLGAMVREICFENARGYFGLDLDPAFAAKKG; encoded by the coding sequence ATGAAAACCTTTCTGACCGAAACCTTCCTCCTCGAGACCGAAACCGCCCGGGAGCTCTACTTCAACGAGGCGGCCCCCCAGCCGATCTACGATTACCACTGCCACCTCCCGCCGAAGCTGATCGCCGACAACCACCGCTTCCGCAATCTCTACGAGATCTGGCTCGGGGGAGACCATTACAAGTGGCGGGCGATGCGCTCCAACGGGGTCGCCGAGCGCTACTGCACCGGCGACGCCTCGGATCGGGAGAAGTTCGACGCCTTCGTCGCGACCGTCCCCTATACCCTCCGCAATCCGCTCTACCATTGGAGCCACCTCGAGCTCGAGCGCTACTTCGGCATCGATCTCCTCATCGACGGGACGAGCGCCGACACGATCTGGGAGCAGGCCAACGCGAAGCTGGCCGAGCCCGGCTACGCCGTCCACGGGCTGCTGGAGAAGTGCAACGTCGCCGTCGTGGTGACGACCGACGACCCCGCCGATCCCCTTCCCGACCACGCGCGGATCGCCGCCTCCGGCCTGAAGACCCGCGTCTATCCCGCCTTCCGTCCCGACGGGGCCTTCGTCGTCGACCAGCCCGCCGCCTTCAAGGCGTGGTGTGCGAAGCTCTCCGCGACGGCGCAGGCCGACACCGGCACCTTCGACGGCTTCGTCTCGGCGCTGAAGCAGCGGCACGATTTCTTCCACGCGCAGGGATGCCGCCTCTCCGACCACGGCCTTGAATCGTGCTTCGCCTCGGAATGCTCCGACGCCGAGGCGGGCGCGATCTTCGCCAAAGCCCTCGGCGGCACGGCGGCGACGCCCTCCGAGACGCAGCAGTTCGGCACCTGGCTGCTGCTCCTCCTCGGCCGCCTCGACGCGGCGAAGGGATGGACGAAGCAGCTCCACCTCGGCGCGCTGCGGAACAACAACAGCCGCCTTCGCGCCCGAGTCGGCGCCGATGCCGGGGTCGACTCGGTCGGCGATTTCCCGCAGGCCGCCGCCCTCTCCTGGTACCTGAACCGCCTCGCCTCGACGGACGAGCTGCCGAAGATCGTCCTCTACAACCTGAATCCCGCCGACAATTACGTCTTCGCGACGATGATCGGCAACTTCCAGGACGGGACGATTCCCGGGAAGATCCAGTTCGGCAGCGGCTGGTGGTTCCTCGACCAGGCCGAGGGGATGACGTGGCAGCTCAACGCCCTCTCGAACCTCGGCCTCCTGCGCCGCTTCGTCGGGATGCTGACCGACTCCCGGAGTTTCCTTTCCTACACGCGGCACGAGTATTTCCGCCGCCTTCTCTGCAACCTCATCGGGAATGACGTGGCGAAGGGGCTCCTCCCGAACGACGGGAAACTCCTCGGCGCGATGGTCCGCGAGATCTGCTTCGAGAACGCCCGGGGCTACTTCGGCCTCGACCTCGATCCCGCCTTCGCGGCGAAGAAGGGGTAG